The genomic DNA CCCTTTTCCGCCATTACCTCAACCTGTATGTTTCAAAGAAATCCGGGACATCTATAAGCTCACCCCTGTAATCTGCGACCAGATCCGGCATCTCATTTACAGTAATCCCCAAGAGAGTCCTCTCCACCTCAAGCACTATAAGCCACCTCTATGCAGCCTTTTCTTCATGAAGCTCCTTCAGAGTGGCAAGGTTCACAACGGGCACCGCCATTCCTCTCAGAGATGTAATCCCCTCTATGTAGGAGGGACTGAGCGGCAGGGGTACTATTTCTGAAAGCTCAGCTATCCCTTTTAGATAAGCCATGTCCACTGAAAACTCCTGCCCGCCGACGGAAAATATACAAGCCTTTAATTCGGGAGTACCATACTCCTCTTCCGGAGTGCCTGAGTTTTCTATATTTTCAACCATTTTGCAATATCTATCTCATCAGATCGGAAGAGCACACGTCTGAACTCCAGTCACG from Nitrospirota bacterium includes the following:
- a CDS encoding chemotaxis protein CheW, translated to MVENIENSGTPEEEYGTPELKACIFSVGGQEFSVDMAYLKGIAELSEIVPLPLSPSYIEGITSLRGMAVPVVNLATLKELHEEKAA